A portion of the Bacillus thuringiensis genome contains these proteins:
- a CDS encoding oligosaccharide flippase family protein — translation MKTNKILKNASYLFVGNITVRFVLAIATILFARYVSPGEYGMFTTALAVSAVICYFTDAGLTHTFMREGTRKDANISVLISSYLRIRFVLAVVISVLFAIFAQFFYTDVYLRAMVYWVVLPTMFGATLQGVGMAYFQVTERMQFTAIISVLQGVTAAAALLLGMSLKWSLMTVAAMYGISSLVTGVIAFIMVLRHTTVHKGWDKGILDQLLIFTINGIIIMLLPQLGPIILEKVSTYEQVGFFGAASKIPAVLYQIPGVIAAAFYPKLFAFGNEKNIDEHRKLSQFELKLMSFLGMGISIPFIADPSFWIVTLLGEEYAPAGDALAILAFMVILQSINYPLADNLTTIGQQWKRATTMGIGLAVAVISYIVLGGQFGMMGAAIAAILTEITLLIGFTLFVRKGFSLLFKGIIFNTLAFIISYILYRTILITLPPLVALTITGILYGIIGLAIDPQIRGLILGFINKKLARK, via the coding sequence ATGAAAACAAATAAGATTCTTAAAAATGCCTCCTACCTATTTGTAGGAAATATTACTGTTCGATTTGTACTTGCTATCGCGACGATTCTCTTTGCAAGATACGTTTCTCCTGGTGAGTATGGAATGTTTACAACTGCATTAGCAGTTTCCGCTGTTATTTGTTATTTCACAGATGCAGGTTTGACACATACGTTTATGCGTGAAGGAACGAGAAAGGATGCAAATATTAGCGTACTAATCAGTAGTTATTTACGCATTCGTTTCGTATTAGCTGTCGTAATTTCTGTACTCTTCGCTATTTTTGCTCAGTTCTTCTATACGGATGTCTACTTACGCGCCATGGTATATTGGGTTGTACTACCGACAATGTTTGGAGCAACTTTACAAGGCGTTGGAATGGCTTATTTCCAAGTAACAGAACGTATGCAATTTACAGCGATTATTTCTGTACTACAAGGTGTAACAGCCGCAGCTGCGCTTCTACTAGGAATGTCGTTGAAATGGTCACTTATGACAGTCGCTGCCATGTACGGGATATCTAGTCTTGTAACAGGAGTCATCGCCTTCATAATGGTACTCCGCCATACAACAGTTCATAAGGGCTGGGACAAAGGAATTTTAGATCAACTGCTGATTTTCACAATCAATGGCATTATCATTATGCTTTTACCACAGTTAGGCCCTATTATATTAGAAAAAGTTTCGACGTATGAGCAAGTTGGATTCTTTGGAGCTGCATCGAAAATACCTGCAGTCCTTTATCAAATACCTGGTGTAATTGCAGCAGCCTTCTATCCAAAATTATTTGCGTTTGGAAATGAAAAGAATATTGATGAACATAGAAAACTATCTCAGTTTGAATTAAAACTGATGTCTTTCTTAGGAATGGGGATCTCCATTCCATTTATCGCTGATCCAAGCTTTTGGATTGTTACTTTGTTAGGTGAAGAATATGCTCCAGCTGGTGATGCTCTTGCCATTTTAGCCTTTATGGTCATTCTACAATCTATTAACTATCCACTTGCTGATAATTTAACGACAATTGGTCAACAATGGAAACGCGCAACAACAATGGGAATCGGACTAGCTGTTGCCGTTATAAGTTACATCGTCTTAGGTGGTCAGTTCGGAATGATGGGAGCCGCTATTGCCGCTATCCTTACCGAGATTACGTTATTAATCGGATTCACTCTATTTGTTCGTAAAGGCTTCTCTTTACTATTTAAAGGGATTATATTCAATACCTTAGCCTTTATAATCAGCTATATTCTATACCGTACAATATTAATTACCTTACCGCCACTAGTTGCTTTAACAATTACTGGTATATTATACGGTATTATCGGTCTTGCAATCGATCCACAAATACGCGGATTGATTTTAGGATTTATAAATAAAAAACTGGCTCGAAAATAA
- a CDS encoding glycosyltransferase family 2 protein yields MSIEVPISIPKTLIIIPAYNEEEAIADTLTRLLELKQHFTALSICVINDGSQDKTAQIVKNFPVHLINLPYNLGIGSAVQTGYKYAYENGYDIAIQFDADGQHNPDDLYKIIQPIAEGQCDMVLGSRFTEKTAYKGSISRRIGIFYFTALLKVLTKQTFMDPTSGYRAINREVITIFAHNYPKDYPEPEVLIHLKKKKLRINEISVNMQERQGGQSSITPLKSAYYMIKVSLAILMQKIVKG; encoded by the coding sequence ATGTCTATCGAGGTACCAATTTCAATACCAAAAACTTTGATTATTATTCCAGCCTATAATGAGGAAGAAGCAATTGCAGATACATTAACAAGATTACTAGAACTAAAACAACATTTTACAGCGTTAAGCATTTGCGTTATTAATGATGGCTCACAAGATAAAACAGCTCAAATCGTAAAAAATTTCCCTGTTCATCTTATTAATCTACCATATAATCTGGGCATCGGTTCAGCTGTACAAACTGGCTATAAATACGCATATGAGAACGGATATGATATTGCAATTCAGTTCGATGCTGATGGACAACATAATCCGGATGATTTATACAAAATTATACAGCCTATTGCTGAAGGCCAATGTGATATGGTGCTAGGTTCACGCTTTACAGAAAAAACAGCTTACAAAGGTAGTATTTCAAGGAGAATCGGTATTTTTTATTTTACTGCCCTACTGAAAGTTTTAACGAAACAAACATTTATGGATCCAACTTCTGGATATCGTGCTATCAATCGAGAAGTAATTACGATTTTTGCACACAATTATCCAAAAGATTATCCAGAGCCAGAAGTTCTTATTCATTTAAAAAAGAAAAAACTTCGCATTAATGAGATATCTGTAAATATGCAAGAGCGACAAGGTGGACAATCTTCCATCACACCTCTTAAATCTGCATATTACATGATTAAAGTAAGCCTTGCTATATTGATGCAAAAAATCGTGAAAGGTTGA
- a CDS encoding acyl-CoA thioesterase: MEKKFMRESKAIKTTRVFPNDLNNHQTLFGGKLLAEIDSIASIAAARHSRKHCVTASIDSVDFLTPIHQADSVCYEAFVCYTGKSSMEVFVKVIAENLLAGERRIAATCFITFVAIKDGKPSSVPQVLPETQEEHWLHTTGLERAENRKKGRLKSKEMAEVLTLSKPWNI, encoded by the coding sequence ATGGAAAAGAAATTCATGCGAGAATCTAAAGCAATTAAGACAACACGTGTTTTTCCTAACGATTTAAATAATCACCAAACACTTTTTGGAGGGAAATTATTAGCAGAAATTGATAGTATTGCTTCAATTGCGGCTGCAAGACATAGTCGTAAACATTGCGTAACAGCATCTATTGATTCAGTTGATTTTTTAACTCCAATTCACCAAGCTGATTCTGTTTGTTATGAAGCATTTGTATGTTATACAGGGAAATCTTCAATGGAAGTTTTCGTAAAAGTAATCGCAGAAAATTTATTAGCAGGCGAGCGTAGAATTGCTGCTACTTGCTTCATTACATTTGTGGCTATAAAAGATGGAAAACCTTCGTCCGTACCACAAGTACTACCTGAAACTCAGGAAGAACATTGGTTACACACAACCGGTTTAGAACGCGCGGAAAACCGAAAAAAGGGACGTTTAAAAAGTAAAGAGATGGCTGAAGTTTTAACTTTAAGTAAGCCTTGGAATATTTAA
- a CDS encoding DUF2304 domain-containing protein, whose translation MHIITFSFIFILLLFFLIINSIRRGALETKYAILWIFVCVAMAILSSTDKIINWIGKLLKVEYPPSILFLFGLLFCFILIFDLTRKISKLHHQLVTLTQDYALLKQKLNVTQTETDNE comes from the coding sequence ATGCATATAATTACCTTTTCATTCATCTTTATTTTGTTATTATTCTTCTTAATTATTAATTCCATTCGTCGCGGGGCTTTAGAAACAAAATATGCTATTTTGTGGATTTTCGTTTGTGTTGCAATGGCTATTTTAAGTTCTACTGATAAAATTATAAATTGGATTGGAAAACTATTAAAAGTAGAATATCCACCATCCATCTTATTCTTATTTGGATTATTATTCTGTTTCATCTTAATTTTTGACCTAACAAGAAAAATTTCTAAGCTACACCATCAACTTGTAACATTAACGCAAGATTATGCATTATTAAAGCAAAAATTAAACGTAACACAAACTGAAACTGATAACGAATAG
- a CDS encoding glycosyltransferase family 2 protein encodes MMEQKQLVSVVIPLYNTEKYIEETMQSILDQTYKNIEIVIVDDGSKDQSPSIVKNLAEKYPGQVKYVHQKNQGVSVARNTGIENASGEYVAFLDSDDLWHPTKIEKQIESMHKNNMDACYCGYMNFYEETGEKVEHTTNFIKGDMAKAFLTHQVVAQTSTWIFKRSIAMNYNIRFTPGCSWGEDLEFLFKLMSVTNVCYVDEYLTYYRILSEGNLSSKYKDYELKTTKELEVFNRMKDWVHNKSQDFITKDPQSLIEILETYLFPYTVINNACIYIKENSQLDNAQVQLIKKDIKKYCRKIYSKNGKRSKKLYAMLWFVRIKFLFS; translated from the coding sequence ATGATGGAACAAAAACAACTTGTTTCTGTTGTCATACCCCTGTATAACACAGAAAAATATATTGAAGAAACAATGCAGTCAATACTGGATCAAACATATAAAAACATTGAAATTGTAATTGTAGATGATGGAAGTAAAGATCAATCACCTTCTATCGTAAAAAATCTTGCCGAAAAATATCCGGGTCAAGTAAAATACGTTCACCAAAAAAACCAAGGTGTTTCAGTAGCTCGTAATACAGGGATTGAAAATGCTAGCGGAGAATATGTCGCTTTCCTTGATAGTGATGACTTATGGCATCCAACTAAAATTGAGAAACAAATCGAGAGTATGCATAAAAACAACATGGACGCGTGCTATTGTGGTTATATGAATTTCTACGAAGAAACAGGTGAAAAGGTTGAGCATACAACAAACTTTATTAAAGGTGATATGGCAAAAGCATTCTTAACACACCAAGTTGTTGCTCAAACAAGTACTTGGATTTTCAAACGCTCTATCGCAATGAATTATAATATCCGTTTTACACCAGGATGTAGCTGGGGAGAAGACTTGGAGTTTTTATTTAAACTAATGAGTGTGACAAATGTATGCTATGTCGATGAATACTTAACATATTATAGAATCTTATCGGAAGGAAATCTTTCTTCTAAATATAAAGATTACGAATTAAAAACTACTAAAGAACTGGAAGTATTCAATCGTATGAAAGACTGGGTACATAATAAATCTCAAGACTTCATTACGAAAGACCCTCAGTCACTTATTGAGATTCTTGAGACTTATTTATTCCCTTATACGGTTATCAATAATGCTTGTATATACATTAAAGAAAACTCTCAATTGGATAATGCTCAAGTTCAATTAATCAAAAAAGATATAAAGAAATATTGCCGTAAAATCTATTCAAAAAACGGAAAGCGTAGTAAAAAACTATATGCAATGCTTTGGTTTGTGCGAATTAAATTTCTGTTTTCTTAA
- a CDS encoding glycosyltransferase family 39 protein: protein MLRRFTRKSNVILLGIIMIVGFALRFATLQTHGADLTLASDDLGYQKTANILLETGMLTYHEPDKPTIHIMPGFPAFLATVFYFFGNGNEGLFVAKLIIILLGVLSILLTYKIGTYLLNPAAGLIGAFLLAVYPPEIVVENLTLTEGPFLFFSLGLLYWSLKLADTHKTKHFLIVLIFYFLALYLRVQVALYPIPLFIYLLMKRYPFRIMMKQAIISIGIGLIVLGPWWARNYIQFDKFIPLTAGAGNPLLLGTYQGKGYPEGKNMAELEVELHAKYPNLEAHEFMELEEKIAKDKMKEWWKTDRNSMIESYLILKPEIMWKKPYYSIEHNIEVFNVSAKDMNEIHNFIKTMFLICTILSFIFLLKRWRETTFLWSILLLQTALTCFYAAYERYALPLIPFLFIIIGVGTVATVMKISKLLISKK from the coding sequence ATGTTAAGGCGATTTACTCGCAAATCTAATGTAATTCTTTTAGGGATTATTATGATAGTCGGTTTTGCGCTTCGTTTTGCAACTTTACAAACACATGGTGCAGATTTGACTCTAGCTAGCGATGATCTAGGCTATCAAAAAACGGCAAATATTTTATTGGAAACAGGAATGTTAACATATCATGAGCCGGATAAACCAACTATTCATATTATGCCAGGTTTTCCAGCGTTTTTAGCTACTGTATTTTACTTTTTTGGAAATGGCAATGAAGGCCTTTTTGTAGCTAAATTAATTATTATCCTATTAGGGGTACTTAGTATTTTACTAACTTATAAGATTGGTACTTATTTATTGAATCCCGCTGCAGGATTAATAGGTGCTTTCTTATTAGCTGTGTATCCTCCAGAGATTGTTGTGGAAAATTTAACTTTAACAGAAGGACCGTTTCTATTCTTTTCATTGGGATTATTATATTGGAGCTTAAAATTAGCTGATACTCATAAAACGAAACATTTTCTAATTGTATTAATTTTCTACTTTTTAGCATTGTACTTACGCGTACAAGTTGCTTTATATCCAATACCATTATTTATATATCTCTTAATGAAGCGCTATCCATTCCGCATTATGATGAAGCAAGCGATTATAAGTATAGGAATAGGACTTATCGTACTTGGACCATGGTGGGCCCGCAATTACATTCAATTTGATAAGTTTATTCCACTAACTGCTGGGGCAGGGAATCCGTTATTACTTGGAACGTATCAAGGGAAAGGTTACCCAGAAGGTAAGAATATGGCAGAACTTGAAGTAGAATTACACGCCAAGTACCCTAATTTGGAAGCACATGAATTTATGGAATTAGAAGAAAAAATAGCGAAGGATAAAATGAAAGAATGGTGGAAAACAGATAGGAATTCCATGATAGAGAGTTATTTAATCTTGAAGCCAGAAATTATGTGGAAAAAACCGTATTATTCTATAGAGCATAATATTGAAGTATTTAATGTTTCTGCAAAGGATATGAATGAAATACATAATTTTATTAAGACAATGTTTTTAATATGTACAATACTTTCATTTATCTTCCTTTTAAAAAGGTGGAGAGAGACTACATTTTTATGGTCAATTCTTTTACTGCAAACAGCTTTAACCTGTTTTTATGCCGCATATGAAAGATATGCATTACCATTAATTCCATTTTTATTTATTATAATTGGAGTAGGAACTGTGGCAACGGTTATGAAAATTAGTAAATTATTAATTAGTAAAAAATAG